The following nucleotide sequence is from Mytilus galloprovincialis chromosome 12, xbMytGall1.hap1.1, whole genome shotgun sequence.
TGTTTCTTGTGTTCAAATTAGAAGGAATAGGATGATATTTGTAGTTCTAATATGAAGTTCTTCTTTCGCTTTGGAAACAAAGTTAactttttattagaataataaagCATGGATTTGTATTCCAGTATTATGTATATTGAGCTAATGTTTCCTTTTCCTTATTATAGAGGTTGAATTTGCTGAGATTAGGCAAAATTAAAATAACCAGATCTGCTAACTTCTGAAAATCTCAATGGGGGATTTAGTGCGCGACCAGATTTTCAAGGGTTTGTTTactaaggacacattcttgttcaggGATATTTTGTGAAAATCAGGATTATGGCATGTTTTGCGATCAATATATCGGGATTCAGGTTTAGGCATGAAAATCAGGACGATACCCACAAATTCAGGATAGTTGATAGGTCTGAGGTGACACAAAGCTCATTGAAAATATTTGATGTTTagaaaattaattgttttaaatgtttgttgCAGGTGGTATTGCATTGTTGTGGTGTGTCTGTTGGGGATATTTTATAGCCGAGTCTCCGTCCAGTCATCCCACTATCACCTCTGTAGAAGTGGAGTATATACAGGCTAACATCGGTTACACAGAGGAACAAACCAAGAATATCCTGCCACCATGGACAGATATATTTAAATCTCCTGCTGTTTGGGCTATTGTAGCAGCACATTTTGCAGAAAACTGGGGCTTCTACACTTGGTTGAGAGAACTTCCATCAATTATGAGGCATGATTTGAACTTCAGAATAGATAAGGTAATGAAATAGAGAATCTATCATGGTGACTATGTACTGACCAATTTATATCTGGTTGgttacaatttatatgttttggttgAGTGGCTTGAGCcagttgtaatttaaaaaaatgtcactCTTTTAATTTCTAAGCTTTATTAAGATAATGAATGTccaccaaaaaacaaaaacatatacaaaatccCAAAAAATCGATCAAAGTTATTTATATAATAGAATTAATTATGCTAGTAAAAGGTATAAATGGAAATGACCAGAATGTTTATTGGTTTTGTATTATCATGTTTGAGTTAGTTCTCAattaattataccccacgcaacaaagttgcggagggtataatgtttttgacccgtccgtccatccgtcagtccgtccgtccgtccgtccgtcagtcctgtttcttgtcatcgcaactcctctcaaaccacacaacagaatttcacgaaaccttttcagataataaggacatactatgtagttatgCATATTgatgggaaattgcgattcaattttttttctaggagtttacgcccctttgaacttatttactttaatgtactactgcaacagtttgtcatcgcaactcctctcaaaccacacaacagaatttcacgaaaccttttcagacaataaggacatactatgtagttgttcATATGGACGGGAAATtgagattcaattttttttctaggagttatgcccctttgaacttatttgcttcaatgtacttctgcaacagtttgtcatctcaactcctctgaaaacacacaacagaatttcatgaaattttgtgataataaggacatactatgtagatgtgtatattgacaggaatttattattcagtattttttcttatacaatttttttttcttatacttatttaatttctccaatgacaatgtggggatttaatttctccaatgacaatgtggggacgtggggtatgtgagcgtgctcactaaggttctttaatttgattttagCCGTGTCCCCTCTAAAACAACTTCTGATGCCTTAGAGATAATTCCTTTTTCATGCAGAATTTTCAGGGTTCTCAATATTGTGTATGCTCTAGCTAATATTTGTGTTGTTTCCCAGTGAAATCAGGTCGCAGCTACCTActttataatttatgttttaggCAGGATTTGTGGCAGCATTTCCATACCTAGTGATGGGATCAGTTGTGATGTCATCTGGTTTCTTTGccgactatatatatatatatctgagaGGAAGAGCAGTGGTGTCTACAACAGCTATCCGTAAACTATTTACTTGTGGGGGTAAGAGAAGTTCTCTTTTCAGCTTTCCGTTGAAATTAACCAACTGTATTGATAAGTGTTTGTTTCTATGTTAAAAACTTTGATTACCAGAATAATGAGATTAATGAATACAATCTACATATATTTCTGAATTGATAGTATAAGAAATTACAATTGTTTCTCAATTCATGGAAAGTGGTACTcacaaaaatggagaaaaaaacacaGGATTTGTTTTCGCCAATtcataatataaaatgaatattccaaTTCCAATGAGAATAGATGGGTCATTATTTATACAAGGTTCAGATTTAACAGTTTTATCTATTCATTATTTTTCAGCCTTTTTTTTTCGGTTGATATTCATGGTAGCAGCTGGATACAGTATGACTCCAGTTGTTGTCTATGTTTGCCTGGCATTATCAGTAGGATTAGGTGGGTTTGCCTGGGCCGGATTCAGTGTAAATCACCTGGATATAGCACCACAGGTATATATTAAAAGgtttataaatagatttaagCCAAACTTGTCATATATGTTCTTTGAAAGTCCCAACACAACTGTTGTTACTTTCATACTgattgaaaattcaaaatggccgtcTGATGTcaccatacctgtcaactgacccgtattctgcgggtgtgacccgagattttcacaattctgagggatcacccggaacacccgccgggtcattgaaataacccgggaattccgaatatgacccgatttcacccgtatttcttagccttgagattgatttcataagtaatattcctttgaaataccgggaaattcgtaattcttccatgaacaggaagttcatctagctatgtaaactgtcaaattaagtgacccattaagtgcatggcttctcttgacagctttggtgtcaaacacactgttaattaacaccaattaccttagctttaggtcgtaaataaattggaccataatttggtttacaaactgaactagagttacttccccttatttgtcaccattcaaaatggttccttatatttacgttttatgggtgaaaaagattaaatcatataaatataaaattcaaatacatattgaaaaataacttttcattatttttatacctttacacaattttttaaaaaaagttgaaaattattttttacatttatacttcctttaactgtattactatattttatcatagtctaatttccttataaataaaaaatatagtggTTAAAGGCTACATAGTAAATAGTCTCAAACATTATTGATTTACATTAAATTCTAGTGTTTGatgattttagtattttttctcaAAAGTGAAACACATAAGACAGAGatacacaatttataaaaatcattaaaagttaatgaaataatattttattagatttaaaatgacttaacaaagttaacatgcattgatgttttggtatctttgatatacattataagacaatgtaccataaatactgaaattcagctcgaaaaagttcgtacgcgttatgacctgagatttgatacttcaatgcaggtcatgacctgcattttcatcgtcacaggttgacaggtatgtgtcacaaatgaaaattcaaaattggcGACCACCTAAGCTCAAAGTTATCTTGTAACTCTACAGgaaattacttttgatttttaattataaacAGACGaccttaaatgaaaatatttgtttttaaatgttcattagaAGGTTTTTACCAAGTGCATAACTTTGATCCTCATAAAAGGACCATAATGATTCACAGGGGGCTAAATTAGAGTCAGTTGATCAAAGAACTATttgaaacaaaactttaaatgtttCTGTGGAGGTCTCAAATAAAAGATTACTTCTTTAAAAGTTATAAAGACTGGGAGAGCAAAGGCCAAAGTTTACATCAAATAgctattgaaaacaaaatttgattttatattttaagaaacaTCTGACAGAACTTTTCAGTCTCCTAGGAATCTTTCGTTTTCATATGTTGCATGAATAGAACTGACATGAGAGCAAAATGTAAGGACAAGTGTGAATAACTGTTTTGGAATATTTTTATGATCGCTTTGGAGACAGGGTACCTAAAACCTACACAATAATAAAAGTGAATTAGAACCTGCAAACATTTGTTTCATAGACTTTGCCAAAGAAATATGCCAGGGTTAAGTTTTAATgagaatgaaaaaatatattgtattaacACTTCTGCATTTATTTCAGTATGCAAGTGTCACCATGGGAATATCTAATACATTTGCAACAATTCCAGGGATAATAAGTCCTTTACTAACTGGTGCTATAATACAAAATGTAAGTACATTGTATAGGATTTGGGAGATTTTGTGTTACATGGAGATTGTAAAagttgagaatagaaatggggaatatgtcaaagagaaaacaacctgaCCCCAGAGCAGATAAATGCCGCTGGCCACCAAAGGGTATTAACACAGCGTGAAAATCCACACATCTGGAGCTGGtcctcagctgacccctaaataaaatgtgtacttgatcagtgaaaatggacatcacatggtaaactccaaaacatataaattaacttGCTTCTGTTTTGTTATAGGCAAATTACAGCTAAAGACTGGTATATTTCAGTTATAATACAAATTTTATGTGCATCGCTTTTAATAAGTAGCTTGGAAATATAGagataatatagggttattgcatgaatattggggaatattgtcccaagtagaattttatattgtacgagcttgcgagtgcaatatatgttctacgagggacaatattctgcagtaacccttttattgtatagcaatataatatttgaaagtacaaattggtttaaactaagattttgttgttgatgtcatgaattttgaagattttgcactagtgcaatattggaatttattgcacgctaacttttggttactttctgttggaaatattatattgctatgcaataatattagttacatagagtgctagtgacctaatacagtatatatggggtcagtaaattccatatggggtgagagcgaagctcaaatcccaatatggaatttactgaccccatatttACCGTATTacatcactagcacactatgtaacgaatttatcttaccgactacgtgtaaaatttagactagtgacctatcaaaatgagcaagtcttcaataaagttagcattaacatgattaagaaactacttcctttgattctacaaaaacagatgccaacaatgacaacttgttagatttaaatgtgttttatgaatttatttcactttatcatcactttcttcgtctgttgaaacctttaagattttttctcagtactgttttgtttttctaaagggacgtaacaccactactaaccgtgtatgaaataagccccgcctccttattaccttatatggaatataaagggacgtaactccactactaaccgtgtattgaatgagccccgcctcccaactaacctaatattaaatatacacggtttccacaaGGACGCTTTTAagcaatcatattcctagaaatgtataggagctaagataatattgtatacatgtatgaccAATGTTATGGTCAGATGTTATGTTTTCATACATCATATGAATTTCGTTCTACGCATGCTATCTCAAAGGAAATTGTGACGGCTTAATGCAATCCAAATATAACGAAAAAAACCATGAGTCAAGGATATATTGTGTGTATTCAAAAATATACTGGACCACAAAAATTTGCACTTGTGTGTGTATTGAAGAACATGAATATGattgtgaaatgaaaaaaaaaatctggtatgAAATGTCTACCAATTTTAACATGCTGCTGcaaataaagtgttttttttagcACATAACACATTTTCAATACAATATGCACAAATGTATCTTTGCCACCCTCTTTTTTGGACCCCTAAAAAATTTGATTGACTTTCAGGACATACACAAATTTTGAACAGGATATGCAAGAATGTATCTTTGCCACCCTCTTTTTTGGACCCCTAAAAAATTTGATTGTTGTTCAGCACataaaacattttgaagaaaaatttgCAACACATTGTACAATGATGCACCATTGCCAACCTAATTTTTGAACCCTTGTAAAGTGTAAATATTTGATGataatgtttatcttttttacaGACAGATGTTGGACTATGGCAGATACTTTTTTACATTGATGCTGCAATATATTTACTTGGTGCTGTATTTTATGGAATATTTGCCACAGGAAATAGACAAAAATGGGCAGAGGTTCCTACAGGCTTCCTGTCTCAAATTGATGTTGATATTGATAAAGATCTGTGATATCTCATAAAGGAACCAGGAGTATGTAGATATAGATATGGATCTTGGAAATCCCAACAGGGAACTAGTAGTAGTAGGATGTTTTAGAAGTATCAAAGATATCTGACAACAGCCAGATTAGTTCcatattgacatttttgtttgatgTTGTGGGTCAGTTGTATTTGTGTTCAAAAGGTGGCATTAGATCTTATgataactgaaaaaaatataatataacattgtAATGGTAGAGTTATCATGGTTAACTGGCATATTAATCTTTCAGTATCAAATCCCCTATTATCTAAATAATACTATGGATAAGTGGCATTCTAGCATTAGATTTTTAACAACTGAAAAAAGATAATCTAAAATTTTAAGAGAGGCATAAAGGGGAGCTCTCTGCAGGGAAGAACTCAAAAATAAAACTGGCATTTCatgatgaacgaacaattaaaa
It contains:
- the LOC143055655 gene encoding sialin-like → MESHDGNLRSDSSSEKRSVLPPAEESHDVCPRQWALSRFPKRYIVAIMAFLGFCNIYSLRANLSVAIVAMVAKKEENVTAEYQGDFPTYDWSIKQEDLVLSSFFYGYIFTQLPGGYLANRIGGKYLFGGGIFMSALLTVLTPLFAKGGVGLIVAIRVLAGLCEGVTYPSILAVWAKWAPPLERTKLATIAFSGSYIGTVISMLLSGYMLESGLGWPSIFYLFGGIALLWCVCWGYFIAESPSSHPTITSVEVEYIQANIGYTEEQTKNILPPWTDIFKSPAVWAIVAAHFAENWGFYTWLRELPSIMRHDLNFRIDKAGFVAAFPYLVMGSVVMSSGFFADYIYIYLRGRAVVSTTAIRKLFTCGAFFFRLIFMVAAGYSMTPVVVYVCLALSVGLGGFAWAGFSVNHLDIAPQYASVTMGISNTFATIPGIISPLLTGAIIQNTDVGLWQILFYIDAAIYLLGAVFYGIFATGNRQKWAEVPTGFLSQIDVDIDKDL